The proteins below are encoded in one region of Mycobacterium shinjukuense:
- a CDS encoding Hsp20/alpha crystallin family protein, producing MTTLPVQRQMRSLFPEFSELFAAFPSFAGIRPAFDTRIMRLEDEMKEGRYLVRAEIPGVDPTKDIDITVRDGQLTIKAERSEKKEFDGRSEFTYGTFVRTVSLPAGADEDTIEATYDQGILTVAVAVAEPKPAERHVQVHSVN from the coding sequence ATGACAACCCTTCCGGTTCAGCGTCAGATGAGGTCGCTCTTCCCAGAGTTTTCCGAGCTGTTCGCGGCTTTCCCGTCGTTTGCCGGCATCCGGCCGGCCTTCGATACCCGCATCATGCGGCTGGAGGACGAGATGAAGGAGGGCCGCTACCTGGTACGGGCGGAAATCCCGGGTGTCGACCCGACCAAAGACATCGACATCACCGTGCGCGACGGGCAGCTGACCATCAAAGCCGAACGCAGCGAGAAGAAGGAATTCGACGGGCGATCGGAATTCACCTACGGCACATTCGTCCGCACCGTGTCGCTGCCGGCCGGCGCCGACGAAGACACCATCGAAGCCACCTACGACCAGGGCATCCTCACCGTCGCGGTCGCCGTTGCGGAGCCCAAGCCGGCCGAGCGGCACGTGCAGGTGCACTCCGTGAACTGA
- a CDS encoding Acg family FMN-binding oxidoreductase → MTPTMVDTEVIAQRIELACRAPSLHNSQPWRWLASSTNVDLFVDPRRVVASADSSGREAIISCGAVLDHFRVAMAAIGRDTHVDRFPNPNNLDHLASIDFAPMDYVAQARRDRADAITHRRTDRRPFRAPKDWASLEPLLRGSFDTDLVAFEVLRDEVRPQLAQAARLTESLRRYDDSYHHELSWWTAPLRESEGIPESALVSRSVAHEVDVNRLFPTSWQAERSSASRPDHAKIVLLSTAGNTRADALMCGQALSAVLLECTLAGLATCPVTHITELAAGRDIIRGLTDGRAAVPQVLIRVGIAPSGPVPEPTPRRPLGDVLQIRR, encoded by the coding sequence ATGACCCCCACGATGGTCGACACCGAGGTGATCGCCCAACGGATCGAGTTGGCGTGCCGGGCGCCTTCGCTGCACAACAGCCAGCCGTGGCGATGGCTGGCCAGCAGTACGAATGTCGATCTGTTCGTCGATCCGCGCCGCGTCGTGGCCTCGGCGGACAGCTCGGGTCGGGAAGCGATCATCAGCTGCGGCGCCGTGCTGGATCACTTCCGGGTCGCGATGGCCGCCATCGGTCGGGACACCCACGTCGACCGGTTTCCCAACCCGAACAATCTCGACCACCTGGCTTCGATCGACTTCGCCCCGATGGACTACGTCGCCCAGGCCCGGCGCGACCGCGCCGACGCGATAACGCACCGCCGAACCGATCGGCGTCCGTTCCGGGCACCCAAGGACTGGGCGTCGCTGGAACCCCTGCTGCGCGGCTCGTTCGACACGGATCTGGTCGCGTTCGAGGTGTTGCGCGACGAGGTGCGACCGCAGTTGGCCCAAGCGGCTCGGCTGACCGAGTCCTTGCGTCGCTACGACGACAGCTACCATCACGAACTGAGTTGGTGGACAGCGCCTTTGCGGGAGTCGGAAGGCATACCCGAAAGCGCGCTGGTATCGCGGTCGGTGGCCCACGAGGTCGACGTGAACCGTCTGTTCCCCACCTCCTGGCAGGCCGAGCGGAGCTCCGCGAGCAGGCCGGATCACGCGAAGATCGTGCTGCTGTCCACGGCCGGGAACACCCGCGCAGACGCGCTCATGTGCGGCCAGGCGCTCTCGGCCGTGCTGCTGGAATGCACCCTGGCAGGACTGGCAACGTGCCCGGTCACCCACATCACGGAGCTGGCGGCCGGTCGGGACATCATTCGCGGCCTCACCGACGGCCGGGCAGCGGTGCCCCAGGTGTTGATCCGGGTCGGCATCGCGCCGTCGGGCCCGGTCCCGGAACCGACGCCACGGCGGCCGCTCGGCGATGTGCTGCAGATACGTCGCTGA